In the Corynebacterium suedekumii genome, one interval contains:
- a CDS encoding copper chaperone PCu(A)C — MRIRGLVAVTAAALALAGCSPTNENAAEESSGDVTFTDGVVRAKGTDKEMTGIFGTFHNGTDEDVTITGFTSDVEGTYEIHEVVDGVMQEKEGGITIPAGGSHEMAPGNDHMMILDHPAEIPAGDVVDLTIELGNGETLEVEDVAVRTMNPGDEDYGEDGELSGHEPEHDH; from the coding sequence ATGAGAATTCGAGGACTGGTCGCCGTCACCGCGGCCGCGCTGGCACTGGCCGGATGCAGCCCGACCAATGAGAACGCCGCTGAGGAATCGTCCGGCGACGTGACCTTCACCGACGGTGTCGTCCGTGCCAAGGGCACCGACAAGGAGATGACCGGCATCTTCGGCACCTTCCACAACGGCACCGATGAGGACGTCACCATCACCGGCTTCACCTCCGACGTCGAGGGCACCTACGAGATCCACGAGGTCGTCGACGGCGTCATGCAGGAGAAGGAGGGCGGCATCACCATCCCCGCCGGCGGCAGCCACGAGATGGCCCCGGGCAATGACCACATGATGATCCTCGACCATCCGGCCGAGATCCCCGCCGGTGACGTCGTCGACCTCACCATCGAGCTGGGCAACGGCGAGACTCTCGAGGTCGAGGACGTCGCCGTACGCACCATGAACCCGGGCGACGAGGACTACGGCGAGGACGGGGAACTGTCCGGCCACGAGCCCGAGCACGACCACTAG
- a CDS encoding copper resistance CopC family protein yields MKLFRVLAAPLAVGILAVSAPVAAAHDVVVGGEPADQAVLEEFPDEVSLEFSGYIQEDFNTFAVSDVATDEVLFSGEPAIDGRWARLEVPGEVDPGDGQYRIGFQITSSDGHSTRGMTTFTVGEAKPAEETEQAPVSEEESGGLVDGPLAWVLGAVGILAILGVIAMAIARGRNTPQE; encoded by the coding sequence GTGAAACTGTTCCGAGTCCTCGCCGCGCCCCTGGCCGTCGGCATCCTGGCCGTCTCCGCCCCCGTCGCGGCGGCGCACGATGTCGTCGTCGGTGGTGAGCCCGCTGACCAGGCCGTGCTCGAGGAGTTCCCGGACGAGGTGTCCCTGGAGTTCTCCGGGTACATCCAGGAGGACTTCAACACCTTCGCCGTTTCCGACGTCGCCACCGATGAGGTGCTGTTCTCCGGCGAACCCGCCATCGACGGTCGCTGGGCCCGCCTCGAGGTGCCCGGTGAGGTGGACCCCGGTGACGGTCAGTACCGCATCGGTTTCCAGATCACCTCCTCCGACGGCCACTCCACCCGCGGGATGACCACCTTCACCGTGGGTGAGGCAAAGCCGGCCGAAGAGACAGAACAGGCACCGGTCTCGGAAGAAGAATCGGGCGGGCTGGTCGATGGACCGCTCGCCTGGGTCCTGGGAGCAGTGGGCATACTCGCCATCCTCGGTGTCATCGCCATGGCGATCGCCCGGGGCCGGAACACCCCACAGGAGTAG
- a CDS encoding dihydrofolate reductase family protein, with translation MSHFPPEIAPADLIGPDLPELRAVAVTTANGAARLDGDTGTMGNATDTALLLELRDWADVVLVGAGTVTAEDYGGSPTPLAVVTRSLSLDPGTRVFTEGSPLLLVPQSSLDDAALTHRRALLTAAGATLVSTGSGGAEDIVATLHGLGHRRISCEGGPSLYSQLFHADLVDVLHLTIDPVLHSPADKQLLTGPVHRRLALDHLAATADGTVFLRYRRNPLG, from the coding sequence ATGTCGCATTTTCCCCCCGAGATCGCACCGGCGGACCTCATTGGCCCCGACCTGCCCGAGCTCCGCGCCGTGGCCGTCACCACCGCCAACGGTGCCGCCCGGTTGGACGGTGACACCGGGACGATGGGAAACGCCACCGACACCGCACTTCTGCTGGAGCTGCGTGACTGGGCGGATGTGGTCCTCGTCGGCGCGGGCACGGTCACGGCGGAGGACTACGGCGGCTCCCCGACTCCGCTGGCGGTGGTCACCCGCAGCCTCTCCCTCGATCCGGGCACCCGCGTGTTCACCGAGGGTTCGCCACTGTTGCTGGTCCCGCAGTCCTCGCTTGACGACGCCGCCCTCACCCACCGCCGCGCCCTCCTCACCGCCGCCGGTGCGACCCTCGTTTCCACCGGTTCGGGCGGCGCGGAGGACATCGTGGCCACCCTCCACGGCCTCGGGCACCGCCGCATCTCCTGCGAGGGCGGCCCGAGCCTGTACTCCCAGCTCTTCCATGCCGACCTCGTCGACGTCCTCCACCTCACCATCGACCCGGTCCTGCACTCCCCCGCCGACAAGCAGCTGCTCACCGGCCCGGTCCACCGACGCCTCGCCCTGGATCACCTGGCGGCGACGGCGGACGGCACGGTGTTTCTCCGCTACCGGAGGAATCCGCTCGGTTAG